A genomic window from Silene latifolia isolate original U9 population chromosome 11, ASM4854445v1, whole genome shotgun sequence includes:
- the LOC141614656 gene encoding uncharacterized protein LOC141614656 — MREVRNKWVFKKVKVDVFRVVRRVEELMRELNDDMSVAGEQEVCSEGGGRWLRPEVGWVKLNVDAGVKEGWGLGIGAVCRDSEGAMLWGMTEHRCATLEPSMAEAEAILVYMNKARRRGCSRIVVESDCKVLIDALQLKTKGRSDFYLLLDDIYSICNDFEIVL, encoded by the coding sequence ATGAGGGAAGTTCGTAATAAGTGGGTGTTTAAAAAGGTTAAGGTGGATGTGTTTAGGGTGGTGCGTCGGGTGGAGGAACTTATGAGGGAGCTTAATGATGATATGAGTGTGGCGGGTGAACAGGAAGTGTGCAGCGAGGGAGGTGGGAGATGGTTGAGACCAGAGGTGGGGTGGGTGAAATTGAACGTGGATGCGGGGGTTAAGGAAGGATGGGGGCTGGGGATTGGTGCAGTATGTCGCGATAGTGAGGGAGCTATGCTGTGGGGGATGACTGAACATAGGTGTGCGACGTTGGAGCCTAGTATGGCGGAGGCTGAAGCGATTTTGGTATATATGAACAAAGCACGAAGAAGGGGCTGCTCGCGTATTGTGGTCGAAAGTGATTGCAAAGTACTCATCGATGCTTTGCAGCTGAAGACGAAGGGGAGGAGCGATTTCTATTTGCTTCTAGATGATATTTATTCTATTTGTAATGATTTTGAGATAGTTTTATGA
- the LOC141612294 gene encoding rRNA (cytosine-C(5))-methyltransferase NOP2C, with protein sequence MDPSERYCFKPTLHWNPQLEEYFIKAYGADHFARISEALTRPSRYSCLRVNILKTTSDDVINKLMTMKRETCPDGKNEGDTNGFSEGPISDDIHKCPIPGLDYVVFVQGSGPHEVKYNQKPNQPLKEVIVSRKCAEAVLRGAQVYVPGVLACSAHVEKGDSVAISAALERLESDGKWGTGITRGVILQGTDTDPHYYQRAGLYIGQGTAMMSRAGIFRVLQGVAICMSNRVFDLPSFNKVLEGDIFLQNLPSIIAAHALDPQKGERILDMCSAPGGKTTAIAMLMSDEGEVIACDRSHNKVIDVQNLAAEMGLKSIVTYKLDALKSVAQKGEFGIAESVLGECSPKPEPIAEEIFVNGNGDNSKDNKRRLKNGPGKSHVIGARVEKSKGFAANSFDRVLLDAPCSALGLRPRLLASEETLQSLRSHGKYQKKMLDQAVQLVRPGGVLVYSTCTINPGENEALVRYALDKYKFLSLAPQCPKVGGPGLVGRCEMSDGYVEEWLMPGEENLVQRFDPSVSDTIGFFIAKFSVGCKESK encoded by the coding sequence ATGGATCCTTCAGAGCGTTATTGTTTTAAACCAACTCTTCATTGGAATCCTCAACTTGAAGAATATTTCATTAAGGCTTATGGTGCGGACCATTTTGCTCGTATCTCCGAAGCCCTTACTCGCCCATCTCGCTATTCTTGTCTTCGTGTGAATATTCTGAAGACAACAAGTGATGATGTGATCAACAAGTTGATGACAATGAAACGTGAAACATGCCCAGATGGAAAGAATGAAGGTGATACCAACGGCTTTTCAGAGGGGCCCATAAGCGATGATATACACAAGTGCCCGATACCAGGGTTAGACTACGTTGTCTTTGTTCAAGGTTCAGGTCCTCATGAAGTTAAATACAATCAAAAACCTAACCAGCCTTTAAAAGAGGTCATTGTGAGCCGCAAATGTGCCGAGGCTGTTCTTCGCGGTGCTCAGGTGTATGTTCCCGGTGTTTTGGCATGCAGTGCTCATGTTGAGAAAGGAGATTCCGTTGCCATTTCTGCAGCTCTTGAGCGCCTTGAATCTGATGGGAAATGGGGCACAGGAATTACACGTGGAGTCATACTACAGGGCACAGACACTGATCCTCATTATTATCAACGGGCGGGCTTGTATATTGGGCAAGGAACCGCTATGATGTCCCGTGCGGGTATTTTTCGTGTTTTACAAGGTGTTGCCATTTGTATGAGTAATCGAGTGTTTGATCTTCCTTCGTTCAATAAAGTACTAGAAGGGGACATATTTCTCCAGAATTTGCCCAGCATTATTGCTGCTCATGCCCTGGATCCTCAAAAGGGTGAGAGGATTTTGGATATGTGCTCAGCTCCAGGAGGTAAAACAACTGCTATTGCCATGCTTATGAGTGATGAAGGAGAGGTTATTGCATGTGATAGATCACACAATAAAGTTATTGATGTCCAAAATTTGGCTGCTGAAATGGGTTTAAAGTCTATAGTGACCTACAAGCTTGATGCTCTCAAATCTGTCGCTCAAAAGGGCGAATTTGGTATAGCTGAATCAGTCCTTGGTGAATGTTCTCCTAAGCCGGAGCCAATTGCTGAAGAAATTTTTGTAAATGGCAATGGAGATAATAGCAAGGATAACAAAAGAAGATTGAAAAATGGGCCGGGGAAAAGTCATGTAATTGGTGCTAGAGTTGAAAAATCAAAGGGTTTTGCGGCTAATAGTTTTGACAGGGTCTTACTTGATGCACCTTGCTCAGCCCTTGGATTAAGGCCGAGGTTACTTGCTAGTGAAGAAACATTACAATCTTTAAGGAGCCATGGAAAGTATCAGAAGAAAATGCTTGATCAGGCAGTGCAGCTTGTTCGTCCTGGAGGGGTTCTTGTGTATTCCACTTGTACTATAAACCCAGGTGAAAATGAAGCACTTGTACGTTATGCTCTTGATAAATACAAATTTCTTTCTTTGGCACCTCAGTGTCCGAAAGTTGGAGGGCCTGGCCTGGTTGGCCGTTGCGAGATGTCTGATGGGTATGTCGAGGAATGGTTAATGCCCGGAGAGGAAAATCTCGTTCAGAGGTTCGACCCATCTGTATCGGATACAATCGGATTtttcatagccaaatttagcgtTGGCTGCAAAGAATCTAAGTAA